The genomic DNA CTTTCTTTATTTACCAAATCCTGGAAAAATTTGAGGCAGGAATGATTTTAATAGGCCAGGAGGTAAAATCAATAAAGTCAGGAAGAATAAATTTAGCCGGGTCTTATGTCGTTTTAAAAGATAAAGAAGTTTATTTAATTGGCTGTCATATTCCTCCCTACCAGCCAAAAAATATTTCTCCTGATTACAATCCAGAACGTTCTCGAAAGCTTCTTTTAAAAAAATCAGAAATCAAATATTTGATCGGGAAAGCGAAACAAAAAGGCTTGACATTAATACCTTTAA from Patescibacteria group bacterium includes the following:
- the smpB gene encoding SsrA-binding protein SmpB, giving the protein MKVLAENKKAFFIYQILEKFEAGMILIGQEVKSIKSGRINLAGSYVVLKDKEVYLIGCHIPPYQPKNISPDYNPERSRKLLLKKSEIKYLIGKAKQKGLTLIPLKVYTRRGKIKIEFAIAKGRRKVDKRELIKKREVEREIRKALKKY